The following coding sequences lie in one Megalodesulfovibrio gigas DSM 1382 = ATCC 19364 genomic window:
- the coaE gene encoding dephospho-CoA kinase (Dephospho-CoA kinase (CoaE) performs the final step in coenzyme A biosynthesis.), with protein MTAPSPPESPAFFPAALLAGASLPLPTEAVGERLDRFLATVLKTEGVSREKVKEWIKAGCVLLDGEPCRTPRQSLTRGMLLRLSNLPEIIPTTCAPAVDHADALRMLHVDDDILVVEKPAGLTVHPAPSCREETLVHRLLARYPDLAAMGTERPGVVHRIDKDTSGLLVVARHEKARQTLAAAFEQRQVDKAYLAICHGVPQPTQDRIDAPMGRHPTRKTCMAVVPKGGRPAVSEYRVLHADPDGRWALVLVVIHTGRTHQIRVHMRHIGHPLLGDGLYGGQVRRPGDLPAMRTAAARRQMLHAWRTAFAHPADGRRMAFLSPLPREMRGTLLRLSRRCQRVIITGLPGCGKSAVTAGLADAGVPVFSADACVAELYTPGADGYSMLTRRYGDRFLDENERLDRRALFAAMRETPGLRQEVEAMIHPMVKTKLDAFWTAHAACPLAVAEIPLALEAGWETGSAAGSADLLVGVHCDRAERHARLRQSRGWNDAQIAAMEAWQWGEAAKLGRCHLVVDNTGAQDALPGRVRALRRTLAGLRATRARREWRRLALLLQTR; from the coding sequence ATGACTGCCCCCTCCCCCCCGGAATCGCCCGCCTTTTTCCCTGCCGCCCTGCTGGCCGGAGCGTCCCTGCCCCTGCCGACCGAGGCCGTGGGCGAGCGGCTGGATCGGTTTCTGGCCACAGTCCTGAAGACGGAAGGCGTCTCCCGGGAAAAAGTCAAGGAATGGATCAAGGCCGGCTGCGTGCTGCTGGACGGCGAGCCCTGCCGGACTCCGCGTCAGTCCCTGACCCGGGGCATGCTGCTGCGGCTCAGCAATCTGCCTGAAATCATCCCCACCACCTGCGCCCCCGCCGTGGACCATGCCGACGCCCTGCGCATGCTGCATGTGGATGATGACATCCTGGTGGTGGAGAAGCCGGCCGGCCTCACCGTGCATCCGGCCCCCAGCTGCCGGGAAGAGACCCTGGTGCACCGGCTGCTGGCCCGCTATCCGGATCTGGCGGCCATGGGCACGGAGCGGCCCGGCGTGGTGCACCGCATCGACAAGGACACCTCCGGCCTGCTGGTGGTGGCGCGGCACGAAAAAGCCCGCCAGACCCTGGCCGCGGCCTTTGAGCAGCGCCAGGTGGACAAGGCCTATCTGGCCATTTGCCACGGCGTGCCTCAGCCGACTCAGGATCGCATCGACGCCCCCATGGGCCGGCACCCCACCCGAAAGACGTGCATGGCCGTGGTCCCCAAGGGCGGCCGGCCGGCCGTGAGCGAGTACCGCGTCCTGCATGCCGATCCCGACGGCCGCTGGGCCCTGGTGCTGGTGGTCATCCACACCGGCCGCACGCATCAGATCCGCGTGCACATGCGGCACATCGGGCATCCCCTGCTGGGGGACGGGCTCTACGGCGGGCAGGTGCGCCGGCCGGGAGACCTCCCCGCCATGCGCACCGCCGCAGCCCGACGGCAGATGCTCCATGCCTGGCGCACAGCCTTTGCGCATCCTGCGGACGGCCGCCGCATGGCCTTCCTCTCCCCCCTGCCGCGAGAGATGCGGGGCACGCTGTTGCGGTTGTCGCGGCGTTGCCAGCGGGTCATCATCACTGGCCTGCCCGGCTGCGGCAAAAGCGCCGTGACGGCCGGGCTGGCCGACGCCGGCGTGCCGGTGTTTTCCGCCGATGCCTGCGTGGCCGAACTCTACACCCCCGGCGCAGACGGCTACTCCATGCTGACGCGCCGCTATGGGGATCGGTTTCTGGACGAGAACGAACGCCTGGACCGCCGGGCCCTGTTCGCCGCCATGCGCGAGACGCCGGGGCTGCGTCAGGAAGTGGAGGCCATGATCCATCCCATGGTCAAGACCAAGCTGGACGCCTTCTGGACCGCCCATGCCGCCTGCCCCCTGGCCGTGGCCGAGATTCCCCTGGCCCTGGAGGCCGGCTGGGAGACGGGATCCGCCGCCGGCAGCGCAGATCTGCTCGTCGGCGTGCACTGCGACCGGGCCGAGCGCCATGCCCGGCTCCGACAGTCCCGCGGCTGGAACGATGCGCAGATCGCCGCCATGGAAGCCTGGCAATGGGGTGAAGCGGCCAAGCTGGGCCGCTGCCATCTGGTGGTGGACAACACCGGCGCCCAGGACGCCCTGCCCGGCCGCGTCCGGGCCCTGCGGCGGACCCTGGCCGGACTGCGGGCCACCCGGGCCCGCCGGGAATGGCGGCGGCTGGCGCTGCTGCTGCAAACACGATAG
- a CDS encoding rhomboid family intramembrane serine protease codes for MLPLRDSIPRVHRPVAVLLIITANALVFLYQLGLPPALEEQFIHFWGVIPARLFHSDWSFWHQYPETHLYLFSYMFLHAGWGHFLLNMLFLWIFGDNIEDVMGPWRFLLFYVSCGLAALLLHAYFHPDSTTPILGASGAIAGVMGSYFLLYPHSRVLTLIPIIIIPYFVEIPALVFLGLWFLIQLISGLSTLGSAEGGGIAWWAHAGGFLAGMVLLPVFRNRSRCYFCYNDRGRRIGVSRFDGH; via the coding sequence ATGCTGCCCCTCAGAGATTCCATTCCCCGCGTGCACCGGCCCGTGGCCGTGTTGTTGATCATCACCGCCAATGCCCTGGTGTTTCTGTATCAGCTCGGGTTGCCGCCGGCTCTGGAGGAACAATTCATCCACTTCTGGGGCGTGATCCCGGCCCGGTTGTTTCATTCGGACTGGTCCTTCTGGCATCAATATCCGGAAACGCACCTGTACCTGTTCTCGTACATGTTTCTGCATGCCGGCTGGGGGCATTTTCTGCTGAATATGCTGTTTTTGTGGATCTTCGGCGACAATATCGAAGACGTGATGGGGCCCTGGCGCTTCCTGCTGTTCTATGTGTCCTGCGGGCTGGCGGCGCTGTTGCTGCATGCCTATTTCCATCCGGATTCCACCACCCCCATTCTCGGGGCCTCGGGGGCCATTGCCGGGGTGATGGGCAGCTACTTCCTGCTGTATCCGCACTCGCGGGTGCTCACCCTCATTCCCATCATCATCATCCCGTATTTCGTGGAGATTCCGGCCCTGGTGTTCCTGGGGCTGTGGTTCCTCATCCAGCTGATCTCGGGGCTCTCCACCCTGGGCAGCGCCGAGGGCGGAGGCATTGCCTGGTGGGCCCATGCCGGGGGCTTTCTGGCCGGCATGGTGCTGCTGCCCGTCTTCCGCAACCGTTCGCGCTGCTACTTCTGTTACAACGACCGCGGCCGGCGCATCGGCGTGTCCCGCTTTGATGGGCACTGA
- a CDS encoding PstS family phosphate ABC transporter substrate-binding protein, with protein sequence MRSLLSAALCAVLAATMWAGAAQAQTMRDQVRIVGSSTVFPFSSFVAEELGKTTSFRTPVVESTGSGGGHKLFGAGVGTETPDITNSSRRIKKSELEACYAHGMTSVVEALIGFDGIAIAQNSRNPDFKVSLEQLFLAVAEKVPSKGKLVANPFTNWKEIDPTLPNRKILIYGPPATSGTRDAFEELVMHKAVKAFPEYEQALGKEAKEYSAIRQDQAYVPSGENDNLIVQKLVQDKNAFGIFGYSFLDENKDRLKGAIVNGVKPDPKTVSSGEYPISRSLYFYVKADHIGKVPGLKEYVDLFMSEKMIGSRGLLKRIGLIPLPKDVLEKSRKDVTSLKRLDPASVK encoded by the coding sequence ATGCGTTCCTTGCTTTCGGCAGCCCTGTGCGCCGTGCTGGCCGCGACCATGTGGGCCGGCGCGGCCCAGGCCCAGACCATGCGCGACCAGGTCCGCATCGTCGGCTCGTCCACTGTCTTTCCGTTTTCCAGCTTTGTGGCCGAGGAACTGGGCAAGACCACCAGCTTCCGGACGCCGGTAGTGGAATCCACCGGATCTGGCGGCGGACACAAGCTTTTCGGCGCCGGCGTGGGCACTGAGACGCCGGACATCACCAACTCCTCCCGCCGCATCAAAAAAAGCGAACTGGAAGCCTGCTACGCCCATGGCATGACCAGCGTGGTGGAGGCCCTCATCGGCTTCGACGGCATCGCCATTGCCCAGAACAGCAGGAATCCCGACTTCAAGGTCTCCCTGGAGCAGTTGTTCCTGGCCGTGGCCGAAAAGGTGCCCTCCAAAGGCAAGCTGGTGGCCAATCCTTTCACGAACTGGAAGGAGATCGACCCCACCCTGCCGAACCGCAAGATCCTGATCTACGGCCCGCCGGCCACCTCCGGCACGCGGGATGCCTTCGAAGAACTGGTGATGCACAAGGCCGTGAAGGCTTTCCCGGAATATGAGCAGGCACTGGGCAAGGAGGCCAAGGAATACTCGGCCATCCGGCAGGATCAGGCCTATGTGCCCTCCGGCGAGAACGACAACCTCATCGTCCAGAAGCTGGTGCAGGACAAAAACGCCTTCGGCATCTTCGGCTATTCCTTCCTGGACGAGAACAAGGACCGCCTCAAGGGCGCCATTGTCAACGGCGTGAAGCCCGACCCCAAGACCGTCTCCTCCGGGGAGTATCCCATCTCCCGCTCTCTGTATTTCTACGTCAAGGCAGACCACATCGGCAAAGTGCCCGGGCTCAAGGAGTATGTGGATCTGTTCATGAGCGAAAAGATGATCGGCAGCCGCGGCCTGCTCAAACGCATTGGCCTGATCCCGCTGCCCAAGGATGTGCTGGAGAAATCGCGCAAGGATGTGACCAGCCTCAAGCGGCTGGACCCGGCCAGCGTCAAATAA
- the pstC gene encoding phosphate ABC transporter permease subunit PstC: protein MDSATLLQYALLGLVPLLLFAYVLGVRRARPMAPGMHFHSAPSYYGWYAVVWVGMPAFGVYGLSLLLRSVGLYDTPALATIAGVLLVAGLGLVYGISRITPELRAIHAVEKTIMRVLLVCSCISVLTTVGIVLSIVFETLQFFKFVSVWEFLTGTTWDPDTAFLQGAGRDGGAVSEAKFGSLPLFAGTFMITGIAMLVAMPVGLLAAIFMSEYASAFARKVSKPTLEILAGIPTVVYGYFAAITVGPLVVHLAESIGLSAVYNNALAPGLVMGVMIIPFVSSLSDDVINAVPQSLREGSMAVGATQSETILRVVLPAAMPGIVSAFLLAVSRAVGETMIVVMAAGLHPNLTANPLESMTTVTVRIVDALIGDQEFNSPLTLSAFALGFVLLVLTLIMNIISLYVVRRFKQHYE from the coding sequence TTGGACAGTGCCACCTTGCTGCAGTACGCCCTGCTGGGCCTGGTTCCCCTGTTGCTGTTCGCCTATGTGCTCGGCGTACGCCGGGCCCGCCCCATGGCGCCGGGCATGCACTTCCACTCCGCCCCCAGCTATTACGGCTGGTATGCCGTGGTCTGGGTAGGCATGCCGGCCTTCGGGGTGTACGGTCTTTCGCTGCTGCTGCGCAGCGTTGGACTGTATGATACGCCTGCACTGGCCACAATCGCAGGCGTTCTGCTGGTGGCGGGGCTGGGGCTTGTGTACGGGATATCGCGCATCACGCCGGAGCTGCGGGCCATCCATGCCGTGGAAAAGACCATCATGCGCGTGCTGCTGGTGTGTTCCTGCATTTCCGTGCTCACCACCGTCGGCATCGTGCTGTCCATCGTCTTCGAGACCTTGCAGTTCTTCAAGTTCGTCTCGGTCTGGGAGTTCCTGACCGGCACCACCTGGGATCCGGACACCGCCTTTCTGCAGGGTGCCGGACGGGATGGCGGGGCTGTCTCCGAGGCCAAATTCGGCTCCCTGCCCCTGTTTGCCGGCACGTTCATGATCACGGGCATCGCCATGCTGGTGGCCATGCCCGTGGGGCTGCTGGCGGCGATTTTCATGTCCGAATACGCCTCGGCGTTTGCCCGCAAGGTGTCCAAGCCCACGCTGGAAATCCTGGCCGGCATCCCCACGGTGGTGTACGGGTACTTCGCAGCCATCACCGTGGGGCCGCTGGTGGTACACCTTGCTGAAAGCATTGGGCTTTCCGCGGTATACAACAACGCCCTGGCCCCGGGGCTGGTGATGGGGGTGATGATCATCCCCTTTGTCTCCTCGTTGTCCGACGACGTCATCAATGCCGTACCGCAGAGCCTGCGGGAAGGCTCCATGGCCGTGGGCGCCACCCAGAGCGAGACGATCTTGCGGGTGGTGCTGCCGGCGGCCATGCCGGGCATTGTCTCGGCGTTTCTGCTGGCCGTCTCCCGGGCGGTGGGGGAGACGATGATCGTGGTCATGGCTGCGGGGCTGCATCCGAATCTGACAGCCAACCCATTGGAATCCATGACCACCGTGACGGTACGCATCGTGGACGCCCTCATCGGCGACCAGGAATTCAACAGCCCGCTGACCCTTTCCGCCTTTGCCCTGGGTTTTGTGCTGCTGGTGCTGACGCTGATCATGAACATCATTTCCCTGTACGTGGTGCGCCGCTTCAAGCAGCACTACGAATAG
- the pstA gene encoding phosphate ABC transporter permease PstA: MSVFKTDQSLKAATRRRLAFEKRFQWCTRVAILLAAGFLVYFLFTIGGMALPAFRQSQLLMEISYTEDVLEMPNYAVPEEYETFVSHEFLRQLPLRMQANPALQDTTAEEWVLAAADVDQLLKGRPHRLDEAQVHLVDELKAAGKTRLVFNWDFFTKGDSKIPEAAGIWAAAVGTMYVLAITLALSFPIGVASAIYLEEFAPDNRFTQLIEVNINNLAAIPSIIYGLLGLAIFINLLGIPRSSSLVGGITLALMTLPVIIISTRAAIRAVPETLRHGALALGATPWQVMWNLVLPLAMPGILTGTIIGLAHAIGETAPLLIVGMMAYIPEAPGSMLEASTVLPAQIYTWASDSQRAFGERTAAGILVLLAVLLSMNALAIFLRNRFEKRW, translated from the coding sequence ATGTCCGTGTTCAAGACCGACCAAAGCCTCAAGGCCGCCACCCGCCGCCGTCTGGCCTTCGAGAAGCGCTTCCAGTGGTGCACCCGGGTGGCCATTCTGCTGGCGGCGGGATTTCTGGTGTATTTTCTGTTCACCATCGGCGGCATGGCCCTGCCGGCCTTCCGGCAAAGCCAGCTCCTGATGGAAATTTCCTATACGGAAGACGTGTTGGAAATGCCCAACTACGCCGTGCCGGAAGAATACGAAACCTTTGTGAGCCACGAATTCCTGCGCCAGCTGCCCCTGCGCATGCAGGCGAATCCTGCGCTCCAGGACACCACGGCCGAGGAATGGGTGCTGGCCGCGGCAGATGTGGATCAGTTGCTCAAGGGCAGACCGCATCGGCTGGACGAAGCACAAGTCCATCTGGTGGACGAACTCAAGGCCGCGGGCAAGACGCGGCTGGTGTTCAACTGGGACTTCTTCACCAAAGGCGATTCCAAGATCCCCGAAGCCGCCGGCATCTGGGCCGCCGCGGTGGGCACCATGTACGTGCTGGCCATCACCCTGGCGCTGTCCTTTCCCATCGGGGTGGCCTCGGCCATTTACCTGGAAGAATTCGCGCCGGACAATCGCTTCACCCAGCTCATCGAGGTGAACATCAACAACCTGGCGGCCATCCCGTCCATTATTTACGGCTTGCTGGGCCTGGCCATTTTCATCAATCTGCTGGGCATTCCGCGCTCGTCCTCCCTGGTGGGAGGCATCACCCTGGCCCTGATGACGCTGCCGGTGATCATCATCTCCACCCGCGCAGCCATCCGCGCCGTGCCGGAAACCCTGCGCCACGGCGCCCTGGCCCTGGGGGCCACGCCCTGGCAGGTCATGTGGAATCTGGTGCTGCCCCTGGCCATGCCGGGCATCCTTACGGGGACCATCATCGGCCTGGCCCACGCCATCGGGGAGACAGCCCCCCTGCTCATCGTGGGCATGATGGCCTACATTCCCGAAGCGCCGGGATCCATGCTGGAAGCCTCCACCGTGCTGCCGGCGCAGATCTATACCTGGGCGTCGGACTCTCAGCGCGCCTTCGGCGAGCGCACCGCCGCCGGCATTCTGGTGCTGCTGGCAGTGCTGCTCTCCATGAACGCCCTGGCCATCTTCCTGCGCAACCGCTTTGAAAAGCGCTGGTAG
- a CDS encoding PhoH family protein: MNGKKKNYILDTNVLIENPLSILSLRNGDDNNIFIPYHVLIELNQLKTNNRLRHIVAKVVDVLLENKDSITFIRNDSSSSPFTEEIVDHYILKEIQDSREIDDPILVTNDRILRLQASLANIKSEEFKDSKPFESESQLYTGFCPPDTPPLANSFSWHEGKPVFHGPMGEELVNYTCCVWNVRPRTVYQNLALMLMQHPNIDLVSVQSEAGYGKTFLALASALFLVLEKRAFEKIYVVKPTIELGAKLGYLPGDIKEKMEPYVKYIHDLVLKLHALRPANKLFLNPAEEMPRYNTKKFEILPLNFIRGMNIENAIVIIDETQNLSRAEVRALLTRMGEGVKCFCLGDTSQVDNPYLSESNNGLNWLVRKFKGFGNYAHIVLKGDRSRGPITDLVLKSKL, from the coding sequence ATGAACGGAAAGAAAAAAAACTACATTCTCGACACCAACGTCCTCATTGAGAATCCGCTTTCCATCCTGAGTCTGCGCAACGGCGACGACAACAACATCTTCATCCCCTACCACGTTCTCATTGAACTCAACCAGCTCAAGACCAACAACCGCCTGCGGCACATCGTGGCCAAGGTGGTGGATGTGCTGCTGGAGAACAAGGACTCCATCACCTTCATCCGCAACGATTCGTCCAGCTCCCCATTCACCGAAGAAATCGTGGACCACTACATCCTGAAGGAAATTCAGGACAGCCGCGAAATCGACGATCCCATCCTGGTCACCAACGACCGCATCCTGCGCCTGCAGGCCTCCCTGGCCAACATCAAGAGCGAAGAATTCAAGGACTCCAAGCCCTTTGAGTCTGAATCCCAGCTCTATACCGGCTTCTGCCCACCGGACACACCGCCCCTGGCCAACAGCTTCTCCTGGCACGAAGGCAAGCCCGTGTTCCACGGCCCCATGGGCGAAGAGCTGGTGAACTACACCTGCTGCGTGTGGAACGTGCGGCCCCGCACGGTGTACCAGAATCTGGCCCTCATGCTCATGCAGCACCCCAACATCGATCTGGTGAGCGTGCAGAGCGAGGCCGGCTACGGCAAGACCTTCCTGGCCCTGGCCTCGGCCCTGTTTCTGGTGCTGGAAAAACGGGCGTTCGAGAAAATCTATGTGGTCAAACCCACCATCGAGCTTGGCGCCAAGCTGGGCTACCTGCCCGGGGACATCAAGGAAAAGATGGAGCCGTACGTCAAATACATCCACGATCTGGTGCTCAAACTGCATGCCCTGCGGCCGGCCAACAAGCTGTTTCTCAATCCCGCCGAGGAAATGCCGCGCTACAACACCAAGAAATTCGAAATCCTGCCCCTGAACTTCATCCGCGGCATGAACATCGAAAACGCCATCGTCATCATTGACGAAACCCAGAACCTCTCGCGGGCGGAAGTGCGGGCCCTGCTCACCCGCATGGGCGAAGGCGTGAAGTGCTTCTGCCTGGGGGACACCAGCCAGGTGGACAATCCCTACCTCTCCGAATCCAACAACGGGCTCAACTGGTTGGTGCGCAAGTTCAAAGGGTTCGGCAATTACGCGCACATCGTCCTGAAGGGAGACCGCTCCCGCGGCCCGATCACCGACCTGGTGCTCAAAAGCAAACTGTAG
- a CDS encoding metal ABC transporter solute-binding protein, Zn/Mn family — MHRIVLGLLIGILVSLPVAGQAAMRVGVTVAPQVQFVERLAGPLVEVDPLVTPGKEPHNYEPTPRQMQQLAESTLYFAIGMPWEERWLPKIAGATPTLEIVHLDEGLEKIALPEHGHDAEHGHGHEAEEAHGHDHAGDHAKEHAEHHHESGELDPHLWTSPRLVMQMARTMAAALARKDPANAATYQANLDAFLKEVQALDDELTQLFAGKGGRFMVYHPAWGYFARDYGLTQVPIELDGKEPSAKELKNIIDEAKHAKVQLVFVQPQFSMKAAQIITRDIGAEVVPADPLAQDWLANMRAVAAAFKSALR; from the coding sequence ATGCATCGCATCGTCCTGGGATTGTTGATTGGAATACTGGTATCCCTGCCGGTTGCGGGCCAGGCCGCCATGCGCGTGGGCGTGACCGTCGCGCCGCAGGTGCAGTTTGTGGAGCGCCTCGCCGGGCCGCTGGTGGAGGTGGATCCCCTGGTGACCCCGGGCAAGGAGCCGCACAACTACGAGCCCACCCCCCGCCAGATGCAGCAGTTGGCGGAATCCACGCTGTATTTCGCCATCGGCATGCCCTGGGAAGAACGCTGGCTGCCGAAAATCGCCGGCGCCACGCCGACCTTGGAGATTGTTCATCTTGACGAAGGACTGGAAAAGATTGCATTGCCTGAACACGGGCACGACGCCGAGCACGGGCACGGCCACGAGGCCGAAGAGGCCCACGGTCATGACCATGCCGGGGACCATGCCAAGGAACACGCCGAGCATCACCACGAGTCCGGGGAGCTTGATCCGCACCTCTGGACATCCCCCCGTCTGGTGATGCAGATGGCCAGGACCATGGCCGCGGCGCTGGCCCGCAAGGACCCCGCCAACGCCGCCACATACCAGGCCAATCTGGACGCCTTCCTCAAGGAAGTGCAGGCCCTGGATGACGAGTTGACGCAGCTGTTCGCCGGCAAGGGCGGCCGGTTCATGGTGTATCATCCTGCCTGGGGCTACTTTGCCCGGGATTACGGCCTGACGCAGGTGCCCATTGAGCTCGACGGCAAGGAGCCCAGCGCAAAGGAACTCAAGAACATCATCGACGAAGCCAAACACGCAAAGGTGCAGCTTGTGTTCGTGCAGCCGCAGTTCTCCATGAAGGCCGCCCAGATCATCACCCGGGACATCGGGGCCGAAGTGGTGCCCGCAGACCCCCTGGCCCAGGACTGGCTGGCCAATATGCGCGCCGTGGCCGCCGCCTTCAAGAGCGCCCTGCGTTAG
- a CDS encoding metal ABC transporter ATP-binding protein has translation MPEPVIQLEHLSFAYNGDTILDDVSLTVDRGEFVVLLGPNGGGKTTLVKCLLGLLTPQRGTVRVLGHTPPLRPGAVGYVPQQTVVHKGLPITVEQVVQLGLRARSMSGAERKARALDALQRVGLTDCLHARFDELSGGQQQRALVARALAPRPGLLVFDEPTANIDPRGKHCLFELLGSLTGEATVLVVSHDLIAASAKVTRVAAVNRRILQASTEGGRSPLTPEMLALLYGTHDPDCPVDGYLAGIARMLHAPAHSAQAAQTTGLATPSLMPLSSRQDQPS, from the coding sequence ATGCCCGAGCCCGTCATCCAACTGGAACATCTCAGCTTCGCCTACAATGGCGATACCATTCTTGACGACGTCTCCCTGACCGTGGACCGCGGGGAATTCGTGGTGCTGCTCGGTCCCAACGGCGGCGGTAAGACCACGCTGGTCAAGTGTCTGTTGGGGCTGCTCACGCCCCAGCGCGGCACGGTGCGGGTGCTGGGGCACACGCCTCCCCTGCGGCCCGGCGCCGTGGGCTACGTGCCGCAGCAGACCGTGGTCCATAAGGGGCTGCCCATCACCGTGGAACAGGTGGTGCAGCTGGGCCTGCGGGCCCGCAGCATGTCCGGCGCCGAGCGCAAGGCCCGGGCGCTGGACGCGCTGCAGCGCGTGGGGTTGACGGACTGCCTCCACGCCCGCTTCGACGAGCTTTCCGGCGGCCAGCAGCAACGCGCACTGGTGGCCCGGGCCCTGGCGCCCCGGCCGGGGCTGCTGGTCTTCGACGAGCCCACCGCCAACATCGACCCCCGCGGCAAGCACTGTCTTTTTGAATTGCTGGGCAGCCTGACCGGCGAGGCCACCGTGCTGGTGGTGAGCCACGATCTCATTGCCGCCAGCGCCAAGGTGACGCGCGTGGCGGCGGTGAATCGCCGCATCCTTCAGGCCAGCACCGAGGGAGGCCGCAGCCCCCTGACGCCGGAAATGCTCGCCCTGCTCTATGGCACCCACGACCCCGATTGTCCCGTGGATGGCTACCTTGCCGGCATCGCCCGCATGCTGCACGCCCCCGCCCACTCCGCCCAGGCCGCCCAAACCACCGGGCTCGCCACGCCGAGTCTGATGCCCCTCTCTTCACGGCAGGATCAGCCTTCATGA
- a CDS encoding metal ABC transporter permease, producing the protein MIDALSYDFMQHALAAAVLASLACGVIGSLVVVNRLVFLAGGIAHAAYGGVGLSFFLGLPVIPTTLGFTLGASLLMGKLTMRRTDQSDTVVGVLWAAGMALGILLLDLSPGYTVDLMSYLFGSIMAVPAEDVLAMAGLNVLLLAVVIYNYQDFLCLSFDREYARTAGVPVDRLHYLLLALLGVSVVMIIQVVGLILVIALLTIPSRLAEYGAKSLAGMMVRASAYAMLFSLAGLWASYSLDVTAGAAIIALAALTFFIVQTLGWLRAVLTRS; encoded by the coding sequence ATGATCGACGCGCTTTCCTACGATTTCATGCAGCACGCCCTGGCTGCAGCGGTGCTGGCCAGTTTGGCCTGCGGTGTCATCGGGTCCCTGGTGGTGGTCAACCGTCTGGTGTTCCTGGCCGGCGGCATTGCTCATGCCGCGTACGGCGGCGTGGGGCTCAGCTTTTTTCTGGGGCTGCCGGTCATCCCCACCACCCTGGGCTTCACCCTGGGGGCCTCCCTGCTCATGGGCAAGCTCACCATGCGGCGCACGGACCAATCGGATACCGTGGTGGGCGTGCTCTGGGCCGCGGGCATGGCCCTGGGCATCCTGCTGCTGGATCTCTCCCCCGGCTACACCGTGGACCTCATGAGCTACCTCTTCGGCTCCATCATGGCCGTGCCCGCAGAAGACGTGCTGGCCATGGCCGGCCTGAATGTGCTGCTGCTGGCGGTGGTGATCTACAACTATCAGGATTTTCTGTGTCTTTCCTTCGACAGGGAATACGCCCGCACCGCCGGCGTGCCTGTGGACCGGCTGCACTACCTGCTGCTGGCCTTGTTGGGCGTCTCTGTTGTCATGATTATCCAGGTGGTTGGACTCATTCTGGTGATTGCCCTCTTGACCATCCCCTCCCGTCTGGCGGAATATGGCGCCAAGTCTTTGGCCGGGATGATGGTCCGGGCCTCGGCGTATGCCATGCTCTTCAGCCTGGCCGGGTTGTGGGCCTCGTATTCGCTGGACGTCACCGCCGGTGCGGCCATCATCGCCCTGGCGGCCCTGACGTTCTTCATTGTGCAAACCCTGGGCTGGCTGCGCGCCGTCCTGACCCGATCATGA
- a CDS encoding Fur family transcriptional regulator — translation MNDPLSLLHHASLEPTPLRIELLQALGDAHRPLAARELLETVRQRQHINKVTLYRNLDLFAERGLISKVHAGEKDNAARYCLRHSPHEAPHVHFYCRRCGEMECLDDPGMRDAIAACHLEGDRRIEDMELRLEGVCGPCCQGQP, via the coding sequence ATGAACGACCCCCTTTCCCTCCTGCACCACGCCAGCCTGGAGCCCACCCCCCTGCGCATCGAACTGCTGCAGGCCCTGGGCGATGCCCACCGCCCCCTTGCGGCCCGCGAGCTGCTGGAGACCGTGCGGCAGCGCCAGCACATCAACAAGGTCACCCTGTACCGCAACCTGGATCTCTTTGCGGAACGGGGCCTCATCTCCAAGGTGCATGCCGGCGAAAAAGACAACGCCGCCCGCTACTGCCTGCGCCACAGCCCGCACGAAGCGCCGCATGTGCACTTCTACTGCAGGCGCTGCGGAGAAATGGAATGCCTGGACGACCCCGGCATGCGCGATGCCATTGCCGCCTGCCATCTTGAAGGCGACCGCCGCATCGAAGACATGGAACTGCGCCTGGAAGGCGTGTGCGGCCCCTGCTGCCAAGGCCAGCCCTAG